From Pelotomaculum isophthalicicum JI, one genomic window encodes:
- the dapF gene encoding diaminopimelate epimerase, with protein MRFTKVQGLGNDFILADYIEEKFIPDDFPGIAVKACDRHFGIGADGLVPLLTSEVADIKMRIFNSDGSEAEMCGNVIRCAAKYLFEHGIVRKNKIKVETLAGIMIPELIIENERVSMIRVDMGEPRLQRSEIPMEGPPGKVVNEPLEAGGIIYNVTAVSMGNPHCVIFVPDVEQIPLQTAGPLLEKHHLFPCKTNVEFVQVDNQDEVYMRVWERGAGETMACGTGACAAAVASAINGYTRRQLSVRLKAGVLFIEWAANNHIYMTGPAEEVFTGDYPIFNY; from the coding sequence TTGCGTTTTACAAAGGTACAGGGTCTTGGTAATGACTTTATATTGGCTGATTATATTGAAGAAAAATTCATACCGGATGATTTCCCTGGTATCGCAGTTAAGGCTTGTGACCGCCATTTTGGAATTGGGGCAGATGGTCTGGTGCCGCTTCTTACTTCGGAAGTGGCCGACATAAAAATGCGCATTTTTAATTCAGACGGCAGTGAGGCTGAGATGTGCGGGAATGTGATTCGCTGTGCCGCCAAGTACCTTTTCGAGCATGGCATAGTGAGAAAAAATAAAATAAAAGTAGAAACGCTGGCCGGGATTATGATTCCAGAACTGATCATTGAAAACGAACGGGTAAGTATGATACGGGTTGATATGGGTGAACCCCGGCTGCAAAGGTCGGAGATACCCATGGAAGGACCGCCCGGAAAAGTTGTTAACGAACCATTGGAAGCAGGCGGCATAATCTACAATGTAACCGCTGTTTCAATGGGTAACCCGCATTGTGTTATCTTTGTGCCGGATGTTGAACAGATACCTCTTCAGACAGCCGGTCCTTTACTGGAGAAACACCACCTGTTTCCTTGTAAAACCAATGTGGAGTTTGTTCAGGTAGATAACCAGGATGAGGTATATATGAGGGTTTGGGAAAGAGGAGCCGGTGAGACTATGGCTTGCGGCACAGGAGCTTGTGCCGCGGCGGTGGCTAGTGCAATAAATGGTTATACCCGGCGTCAATTATCCGTGCGCCTGAAGGCAGGCGTTCTTTTTATTGAATGGGCGGCAAACAATCATATATATATGACCGGTCCCGCTGAAGAGGTTTTTACGGGGGATTATCCGATATTTAATTACTAA
- a CDS encoding YicC/YloC family endoribonuclease yields MLKSMTGYGRGEANACGKKFTVELKAVNHRFCEVVLRLPRPLMSMEDQIKRLIQSQIARGRIDCFLGIEKCSEETTALVKVDKALAAAYYKAMKELQEELGVEGKIKLKHLTVLPGVMSLEEVADNVEEWWSAIREAVENALEDLIKMRVTEGEQLAKDIWKRVGQIAIHNAKIRERAPYVVEDYKERLEKRLNDFLNNSGLDAGRITAEAALFAERSNITEETVRLDSHLSQVYACLGADEAVGRKFDFLIQEMNREINTIASKANDLEINRLVIEVKSELEKIREQVQNIE; encoded by the coding sequence TTGTTAAAAAGCATGACTGGATATGGACGTGGAGAGGCAAACGCATGCGGTAAAAAATTTACCGTTGAGCTTAAAGCGGTGAACCATCGCTTTTGTGAAGTGGTTTTACGGCTGCCGCGCCCGCTTATGTCAATGGAAGATCAGATAAAACGTTTAATCCAGTCACAGATAGCTCGCGGGCGAATTGACTGTTTTTTAGGAATAGAGAAGTGCAGTGAAGAGACAACAGCCTTAGTAAAAGTTGACAAAGCTCTAGCAGCGGCGTATTATAAGGCAATGAAAGAACTGCAGGAAGAGCTTGGCGTGGAGGGCAAAATTAAACTAAAGCACCTTACAGTACTGCCAGGTGTAATGTCTTTGGAAGAAGTTGCCGACAATGTGGAAGAATGGTGGTCAGCTATAAGGGAAGCAGTTGAAAATGCTCTTGAAGATTTAATAAAGATGAGGGTGACAGAAGGAGAACAGCTGGCTAAGGATATTTGGAAAAGAGTCGGACAAATAGCCATCCATAACGCTAAAATAAGGGAAAGAGCGCCTTATGTTGTGGAAGATTACAAGGAAAGGTTGGAAAAACGTCTTAATGATTTTCTAAATAACAGTGGGTTGGACGCTGGACGTATTACAGCAGAAGCGGCATTGTTTGCCGAACGCTCCAACATTACTGAAGAAACTGTGCGATTGGATAGTCATTTGAGTCAGGTTTATGCTTGTCTGGGTGCAGACGAAGCTGTTGGACGGAAGTTTGATTTTTTAATTCAGGAAATGAACAGGGAAATCAATACAATCGCCTCAAAGGCAAACGATCTTGAGATAAACAGATTGGTCATAGAAGTAAAGAGTGAGTTGGAAAAAATAAGAGAACAAGTTCAGAATATAGAGTAA
- the gmk gene encoding guanylate kinase, which translates to MAVQEKGLLLVLSGPSGAGKGTISLALQKENPSLRLSVSATTRQPRKDEVDGLHYHFLKKEVFKNLINNDQLLEWAEVYGNYYGTLRRFVQESLEQGDDVMLEIDIQGALQVRQNFPDAVLIFIAPPSKSELRSRLISRDTDSKEEIEKRLGCAISEMELARQYDFIVINDDISKALEKVRAVITVEKLRPRYHELFFMQFKQ; encoded by the coding sequence ATGGCAGTGCAGGAAAAAGGTTTATTACTGGTACTATCCGGTCCTTCCGGTGCGGGAAAAGGAACCATTTCCTTAGCTCTTCAAAAGGAAAATCCTTCATTGCGTCTTTCTGTTTCCGCTACTACCAGACAGCCCAGGAAAGATGAAGTGGACGGGTTACATTATCATTTTTTAAAAAAAGAAGTTTTTAAAAATTTAATTAATAATGATCAACTTCTCGAATGGGCCGAGGTTTATGGCAATTATTATGGAACTTTGCGGCGATTTGTACAAGAGTCCCTTGAACAAGGGGACGATGTAATGCTTGAAATTGATATTCAAGGCGCTCTTCAGGTAAGGCAAAATTTTCCTGACGCAGTGCTGATTTTTATTGCTCCACCGTCAAAATCCGAATTAAGGTCGCGTCTTATTTCAAGAGACACAGATTCAAAAGAAGAAATCGAAAAGCGTTTGGGTTGCGCCATAAGTGAAATGGAACTTGCTCGTCAGTATGACTTTATTGTTATTAACGATGATATTTCGAAAGCGTTGGAAAAAGTCCGTGCGGTTATAACAGTTGAAAAATTGCGTCCCAGGTACCACGAGTTATTTTTTATGCAGTTCAAACAATAG
- the remA gene encoding extracellular matrix/biofilm regulator RemA, protein MEIKLINIGFGNIVSANRIIAIVSPESAPIKRIITEARDRGMLIDATYGRRTRAVIIADSDHVILSAVQPETVAHRLVSKEVIPQNEDSSD, encoded by the coding sequence ATGGAGATCAAGTTGATTAATATCGGTTTTGGTAACATCGTCTCGGCTAACCGGATTATCGCCATAGTCAGCCCGGAATCTGCGCCAATAAAAAGGATTATAACGGAAGCCAGGGATCGGGGCATGCTGATTGACGCTACCTACGGGCGCCGTACCAGAGCTGTAATTATCGCGGACAGCGATCATGTAATTCTTTCCGCAGTTCAACCGGAAACTGTGGCTCATCGATTGGTGTCCAAAGAAGTGATACCGCAGAATGAAGATTCATCTGATTGA
- a CDS encoding cation-translocating P-type ATPase, producing the protein MPGQWHAMTETEILEYFKTDLKNGLSEKEVSERLLRFGPNQLVRNAKVSLHQLFFKQLASIGMLALLAAIAISIICLEYNDAVALMVVATTAAILGSIQEYRAKRFINTLKRITMPTAKVIRGGHERKVPAAELVPGDIVLLAEGDLVPADLRLLLTEKLEVDESALVGESVPVRKTKDVLPGEELALIDNLNLAYMNTVIVKGQGCGVVVHTGMATAIGYINGISMSDERYQAPIKHCLELFYKVMSAFCLFTCVLILAILMVKGEEFRAICLAGLCLAVAAIPAGLPSIVTVALAIGAKRMSKRGAVIRKLTSITNLGCTTVICSNKIGTFTKNEKIVKKIMVGGRTLEVTGEGYDPKGGFTGDKHELHFNLLVKAAALCNNAVLKRGSINIAGLFRGLTGGRTSGKWSVKGDSTEGALLVMAAKAGFWRERLELHEQRVAELPFDPERKRMAVVYREPSGAMSVYVKGAPEVLLERCTHGYINGKIVPLSAHDKGEIMAYNTSMTKEALQVLAFAYKQIPDDAGNISEEIIEQQLIFLGLAGMLDPVKPAALKAVQTCHRAAIKVMLLTGDQRFTARAQASKVGVIAKEENILTGSGLDRMSNEQLRAYINQVSVCARVTPKQKLRIIKALKQLGHVVAVTGSGLEDAGTVSEADIGIAMGYSSNEKTKEVSDIFLEEDHFGSIAAVIEEGRGIYNNVRKSIRFLLSCNTGEVFTTLLALLAGLPIPLLPVQILWVNAISNFLPAMTLGLGPNDRNLMIRPPRHLGDNVLDRKLAWQFVADGAVISMSIVLAFFTGLSMGETSLARTMAFNTLVFSQLFFVLTCHNESHAGLREGLFINPYLTGTVLISCVLQVAMNYAPFLQSYFHVVHLNVLKWACVLFISVIPSVIGMLFRHIVGKYEKKMMYLRVRLG; encoded by the coding sequence TTGCCCGGGCAATGGCATGCCATGACTGAGACGGAGATTTTAGAATATTTTAAAACTGACCTGAAGAACGGGTTGTCTGAAAAGGAGGTCAGTGAAAGGTTATTAAGATTTGGACCAAATCAATTGGTCCGGAATGCAAAAGTATCATTACATCAACTTTTCTTTAAGCAGCTTGCAAGCATTGGAATGCTGGCGCTTTTAGCGGCGATTGCTATTTCAATTATTTGCCTTGAATATAATGATGCTGTAGCTTTGATGGTTGTTGCAACAACAGCGGCAATTCTTGGCAGTATTCAAGAATACCGCGCAAAACGCTTTATTAATACATTAAAACGAATAACCATGCCTACAGCAAAGGTAATACGCGGTGGGCATGAGCGCAAAGTTCCTGCCGCGGAGCTGGTACCGGGGGATATTGTTCTTTTGGCGGAAGGGGATCTGGTTCCGGCAGACCTGCGCCTGCTACTGACTGAAAAATTAGAAGTTGATGAGTCAGCCCTTGTGGGAGAATCAGTGCCGGTTAGAAAAACAAAAGATGTCCTACCCGGCGAAGAACTGGCCTTAATAGACAATCTTAATCTAGCCTATATGAATACAGTGATTGTCAAGGGGCAGGGGTGTGGTGTTGTTGTTCACACCGGCATGGCAACCGCGATCGGTTACATAAATGGAATTAGTATGTCGGATGAACGTTATCAGGCACCGATAAAACACTGTCTGGAACTTTTCTACAAGGTTATGTCTGCTTTTTGTCTATTTACCTGTGTATTAATTTTGGCGATATTGATGGTTAAAGGTGAGGAGTTCCGCGCGATATGCCTGGCGGGTTTATGTCTGGCTGTAGCGGCTATCCCAGCAGGTCTTCCGTCAATCGTCACAGTTGCACTGGCTATCGGCGCAAAGCGAATGAGCAAACGTGGCGCTGTTATCCGTAAACTCACTTCTATCACCAATCTTGGTTGTACCACGGTGATCTGTTCAAATAAAATAGGAACCTTTACCAAAAACGAAAAAATTGTGAAAAAAATTATGGTTGGCGGGCGTACTCTGGAAGTAACAGGGGAAGGTTATGATCCCAAGGGTGGTTTTACCGGGGACAAGCATGAGTTACATTTTAACTTATTGGTTAAAGCGGCTGCTCTCTGTAACAATGCAGTCTTAAAACGCGGCAGTATTAATATTGCCGGACTTTTTAGAGGTCTGACGGGAGGCCGGACAAGCGGGAAATGGTCGGTAAAGGGGGATTCAACAGAAGGGGCGCTTCTCGTTATGGCCGCTAAGGCAGGATTTTGGCGGGAAAGGTTAGAGTTGCATGAACAGAGGGTGGCCGAACTGCCTTTTGATCCCGAACGCAAAAGAATGGCCGTAGTGTACCGGGAGCCTTCCGGAGCCATGTCAGTTTATGTGAAGGGCGCGCCGGAAGTGCTGTTGGAGCGTTGCACTCATGGTTATATTAACGGAAAAATAGTGCCCTTGTCAGCCCATGACAAAGGGGAAATCATGGCATATAACACCTCAATGACAAAAGAGGCGCTCCAGGTGCTGGCTTTTGCTTATAAGCAGATTCCTGACGATGCTGGAAATATTTCTGAAGAAATTATTGAACAACAGTTGATTTTTCTCGGTTTAGCCGGGATGCTCGATCCGGTTAAACCCGCGGCGTTAAAAGCGGTGCAAACTTGCCACCGGGCTGCTATAAAAGTAATGCTGTTAACGGGAGACCAACGTTTCACCGCGCGTGCACAAGCTAGTAAAGTGGGTGTTATTGCCAAAGAAGAAAATATCCTTACCGGCAGTGGTTTGGACCGTATGTCAAATGAACAGTTACGTGCCTACATCAATCAAGTTTCAGTGTGCGCCAGGGTTACACCAAAGCAAAAGCTACGAATAATAAAGGCATTAAAACAGTTAGGACATGTAGTTGCCGTAACTGGAAGTGGACTGGAAGATGCCGGGACTGTCAGTGAGGCAGATATTGGTATTGCCATGGGTTATTCCAGTAATGAAAAGACAAAGGAAGTTTCCGACATATTTCTTGAGGAAGATCATTTTGGCAGTATTGCAGCAGTGATTGAAGAAGGACGGGGAATCTATAATAACGTGCGTAAATCAATACGTTTTCTTCTTTCTTGCAACACAGGGGAAGTATTTACTACGCTTCTCGCTTTATTGGCGGGGCTGCCAATACCTTTGCTGCCGGTTCAGATCTTATGGGTAAACGCTATCAGTAATTTTTTACCTGCGATGACTTTAGGACTGGGGCCTAATGATCGCAATCTTATGATACGGCCACCCCGCCATTTGGGGGACAATGTTCTTGACAGGAAACTGGCCTGGCAATTTGTTGCCGACGGGGCGGTTATCAGTATGAGTATAGTTCTGGCATTTTTTACCGGGCTTTCCATGGGAGAAACCTCGCTTGCCCGTACCATGGCCTTCAATACGCTAGTTTTTTCCCAGCTATTCTTTGTTTTAACTTGTCATAATGAATCGCACGCCGGTCTCCGTGAGGGTCTTTTTATAAATCCCTATTTGACGGGGACAGTGTTAATATCTTGTGTATTACAAGTTGCAATGAATTATGCGCCATTCTTGCAGTCATATTTTCATGTCGTACATTTAAACGTTTTGAAATGGGCTTGTGTTCTGTTTATTTCTGTAATACCTTCCGTTATTGGCATGTTGTTTCGACATATTGTTGGTAAATATGAGAAAAAAATGATGTACCTGAGGGTGCGATTAGGGTAA
- a CDS encoding pyridoxal phosphate-dependent aminotransferase, with protein sequence MRLSSRAQMISPSPTLAIDAKAKEMKSRGISVIGFGAGEPDFDTPDHIKEAAVAAVWGGMTKYTPVAGTNELREAICQKFKIDQGLDYKLAQIVVSAGAKHSLYNAIQVLVQSGDEVILPSPYWVSYLEQIKLAGAEARFVETREDNDFKLTPAELEAAINSRTKLLILNSPSNPTGAVYSEIELEALGEVIIKHDITVISDEIYEKLIYDDTRHVSIASLSQELKERTVVINGVSKAYAMTGWRIGYAAATTSVASAMADLQSHSTSNPTSIAQAASTVALTGEQEPVSRMVAEYTRRRDYALDRLRAIPGITCTKPDGAFYLFPNVKNCFGKSFKGKIINNASDLAAILLDETQVAVVPGLAFGNDDYLRISYAISMDGLKEGLDRINSLISELK encoded by the coding sequence ATGAGATTATCCAGCAGGGCACAAATGATCAGTCCGTCCCCGACTTTGGCAATAGATGCCAAGGCAAAAGAAATGAAGAGCCGGGGCATTAGCGTTATCGGTTTCGGAGCAGGTGAACCAGATTTTGATACGCCTGATCATATAAAAGAAGCAGCTGTTGCTGCTGTATGGGGTGGTATGACAAAATACACGCCTGTTGCAGGAACAAATGAATTAAGAGAGGCTATATGCCAAAAATTTAAGATTGATCAGGGTCTGGACTATAAGTTAGCCCAGATTGTTGTGTCCGCAGGCGCGAAACACTCTCTTTATAACGCTATCCAGGTATTGGTTCAGTCAGGAGATGAAGTGATTCTCCCATCTCCATACTGGGTAAGTTATCTGGAACAAATAAAACTGGCCGGGGCTGAGGCAAGGTTCGTAGAAACGCGGGAAGATAACGATTTTAAATTAACACCGGCAGAATTGGAAGCAGCAATTAATTCACGCACTAAATTATTAATATTGAATTCCCCCAGTAATCCCACGGGTGCGGTTTACTCTGAAATAGAGCTTGAAGCTCTTGGAGAGGTCATCATTAAACACGATATTACAGTAATTTCCGATGAAATATATGAGAAATTGATTTACGATGACACCCGGCATGTCAGCATTGCATCTCTTTCACAGGAACTAAAAGAGCGGACAGTAGTAATTAATGGCGTTTCAAAAGCTTATGCGATGACTGGTTGGCGAATTGGTTATGCCGCCGCGACAACCTCTGTTGCATCAGCTATGGCCGACTTGCAGAGTCATTCCACATCGAACCCTACCTCTATCGCGCAGGCAGCCAGCACTGTTGCGCTCACCGGTGAGCAGGAGCCAGTCAGCAGGATGGTGGCTGAGTATACCAGGCGGAGGGATTATGCTCTTGATCGTTTAAGGGCTATTCCCGGCATTACTTGTACCAAGCCCGATGGCGCTTTTTACTTGTTCCCCAATGTAAAAAATTGCTTCGGTAAGTCATTTAAAGGAAAAATAATTAATAATGCGAGCGATTTGGCCGCAATCCTGCTTGATGAAACCCAAGTAGCGGTAGTACCTGGATTGGCTTTTGGAAATGATGATTATTTGCGAATATCATATGCAATTTCAATGGATGGTTTAAAAGAAGGGTTGGACCGGATTAATTCGCTTATTAGTGAATTAAAATAA